One window from the genome of Streptomyces sp. NBC_00287 encodes:
- a CDS encoding N-acetylglucosamine kinase codes for MGVTGTVLAVDAGNSKTDVAVVTGDGEVIGSARGGGFRPPAVGVAVAVDKVAEVVGRAFAEAGVSSVTHVSACLANADLPVEEEQLAAALHARAWGATVDVRNDTFAILRAGVAEPRGVAVVCGAGINCVGMRPDGRTARFPALGRISGDWGGGWGLAEEALWHAARAEDGRGAPTALAFALPAHFGLPSMPALIEALHLEHIPLSRRHELTPVLFTTAAAGDPVARSLVDRLAEEVVTMATVALGRLDLLGEETPVVLGGSVLAARHPLLDAGIRDLLAARAPKAVPRIVTAPPVLGAVLLGLDGVGAEVGAERRVRAYYER; via the coding sequence GGATCGGCACGCGGAGGGGGGTTCCGGCCGCCGGCGGTCGGGGTGGCGGTGGCGGTGGACAAGGTCGCGGAGGTGGTGGGGCGGGCGTTTGCCGAGGCCGGGGTCTCCTCGGTGACCCATGTCTCGGCGTGCCTGGCCAACGCGGATCTCCCGGTGGAGGAGGAGCAGTTGGCGGCGGCGCTGCACGCGCGCGCGTGGGGCGCGACGGTCGATGTCCGCAACGACACGTTCGCGATCCTGCGGGCGGGGGTGGCCGAGCCGCGGGGAGTGGCCGTGGTGTGCGGCGCGGGCATCAACTGCGTGGGCATGCGCCCCGACGGCCGCACGGCCCGCTTCCCCGCGCTCGGCCGTATCTCCGGTGACTGGGGCGGTGGTTGGGGCCTTGCGGAGGAGGCGCTGTGGCATGCGGCGCGGGCGGAGGACGGGCGGGGTGCCCCGACGGCACTGGCATTCGCCCTACCGGCCCACTTCGGGCTCCCCTCCATGCCGGCCCTGATCGAGGCACTCCACCTGGAACACATCCCGCTGTCCCGCCGCCACGAACTGACCCCGGTCCTCTTCACGACGGCGGCGGCAGGCGACCCGGTGGCTCGCTCCCTGGTCGACCGTCTGGCGGAGGAGGTGGTGACGATGGCGACGGTGGCGCTGGGGAGGCTGGACCTGCTGGGGGAGGAAACTCCGGTGGTCCTGGGCGGCAGCGTCCTGGCAGCCCGCCACCCCCTACTGGACGCCGGAATACGGGACTTGCTGGCAGCGCGGGCCCCAAAGGCAGTACCGCGGATAGTGACGGCGCCGCCGGTGTTGGGGGCGGTGTTGTTGGGGTTGGACGGGGTGGGGGCGGAAGTGGGGGCGGAGAGAAGGGTGCGGGCGTATTACGAGCGGTGA
- a CDS encoding glutamate ABC transporter substrate-binding protein, whose product MHGRRLRASLKGWGGVGAMAAVCALAVLLALLLPHTQAAGDGSTGTGGPGIGHVLRARAVAECADPEKQTLSPSGADGPTIDAIKSRQGEKRKLIVGVDQNSYRWGYRNPNSTGTAELEGFDIDLVHRIAEDILGDPNAVQFKAIPTNQRIPAIQEGRVDMVVRTMTINCDRLADVAFSAPYFKTGQQVLAPKSSEIKGYDDTLAERKICTAEGSTAYSTLEQGQKDGDLPASADISNTVPNQLDCLVRLQLGEVDAVVTDGALAASQAAQDPTVELKGAAFTTEYYGVAMKKDADDLVRRVNQILVDYRKDTSGGWQSSYDHWLSATLGAESKDSEPPAPQYLRKS is encoded by the coding sequence ATGCATGGACGACGTCTGCGGGCCAGCCTGAAGGGCTGGGGCGGAGTGGGCGCGATGGCGGCCGTGTGCGCCCTGGCGGTGCTGCTCGCGCTGCTGCTGCCGCACACCCAGGCCGCCGGCGACGGCAGCACCGGCACCGGCGGCCCCGGGATCGGCCATGTCCTGCGGGCGCGCGCGGTGGCGGAGTGCGCGGACCCGGAGAAGCAGACGCTCTCCCCGTCCGGCGCCGACGGCCCCACCATCGACGCGATCAAGAGCCGGCAGGGCGAGAAGCGCAAGCTGATCGTCGGCGTCGACCAGAACAGCTACCGCTGGGGCTACCGCAACCCCAACAGCACCGGCACCGCCGAGCTGGAGGGCTTCGACATCGACCTGGTGCACCGCATCGCCGAGGACATCCTCGGCGACCCGAACGCCGTGCAGTTCAAGGCGATCCCCACCAACCAGCGCATCCCGGCGATTCAGGAGGGCCGCGTCGACATGGTGGTGCGCACCATGACGATCAACTGCGACCGGCTCGCCGATGTCGCCTTCTCCGCCCCCTACTTCAAGACCGGCCAGCAGGTGCTGGCCCCCAAGTCCTCCGAGATCAAGGGCTACGACGACACCCTCGCCGAGCGGAAGATCTGCACCGCGGAGGGCTCCACGGCGTACTCCACCCTGGAGCAGGGCCAGAAGGACGGCGACCTGCCCGCCTCCGCCGATATCTCCAACACCGTGCCCAACCAGCTGGACTGCCTGGTCAGGCTTCAACTCGGCGAGGTGGACGCGGTGGTGACCGACGGTGCCCTCGCCGCGAGCCAGGCCGCGCAAGATCCGACGGTCGAATTGAAGGGCGCGGCGTTCACCACCGAGTACTACGGCGTGGCGATGAAGAAGGACGCCGACGATCTGGTACGCCGGGTCAACCAGATCCTGGTGGACTACCGCAAGGACACCTCCGGCGGCTGGCAGTCGTCGTACGACCACTGGCTTTCGGCGACACTGGGAGCGGAGTCGAAGGACTCGGAGCCGCCCGCCCCGCAGTACCTCCGCAAGAGCTGA
- a CDS encoding serine/threonine-protein kinase: protein MSQAQQSCQRPGCGGAYEDVGGGELYCDTCGLAPVVSTSGMVGSTPTGVTGGAKGGSGSTSSRSSSRSSSRTSSQSSKSRRSVSGRLSRSLSGRSTGRSVSVRSSGTPASGSGRGRLGVGLVDVPDVPRPDPRAMVQDNPEVPERKRFCSRSDCGAPVGRARGERPGRTEGFCTKCGHPYSFIPKLKSGDVVHGQYEVVGCLAHGGLGWVYLAVDRAVSDRWVVLKGLLDTGDQDAMAAAISERRFLAEIEHANIVRIYNFVEHLDQRTGSLDGYIVMEYVGGKSLKEIANDRRTTAGKRDPLPVEQACAYGIEALEALGHLHSRNLLYCDFKVDNAIQTESQLKVIDMGAVRRMDDEESAIYGTVGYQAPEVAEVGPSVASDLYTVARTLAVLTFDFQGYTNVFVDSLPDPDNIEVFRQYESFYRLLVRATDPDPARRFASAQEMAEQLTGVLREVVSLQTGRARPALSTLFGPEVKVTDSELFPKLDGEVSRLGAREKSAATATPALSAGLVKPVNAPAAALALPVPHVDPGDPNAGFLAGLLASAPAELAGALAAAPAPSTETRLRQVRAWLESGDAGTAHETLLRLEAERPDDWRVVWYRGVAALVTGDHEGAALSFDAIYDAFPGEPAPKLALGLCAEVLGQLDNAAEYYRLVWSTDPSYVSSAFGLARVQLATGDRRGAVRTLESIPESSIHYTAARVAAVRARLRQRTAVASDVPFLDDLTAAAGQVEALQAYGLDPARREQLAAEVLGCALDWILSGGQGSVPTAAGGRSLLGSGLDERGLRFGLERSYRTLARLAQGGEERIDLVERANRYRPRTWV from the coding sequence ATGAGTCAGGCACAACAGAGCTGCCAGCGGCCGGGCTGCGGCGGTGCGTACGAGGACGTGGGCGGCGGCGAGCTGTACTGCGACACCTGCGGTCTGGCCCCGGTCGTCTCCACCTCCGGCATGGTCGGCTCCACGCCCACCGGAGTGACGGGCGGCGCCAAGGGCGGTTCGGGAAGCACCAGTTCCCGCTCCAGCAGCCGCAGCAGCTCTCGTACGTCGTCCCAGTCGTCGAAGTCGCGCCGCTCGGTGTCCGGGCGGCTCTCGCGGTCCCTGTCGGGCCGTTCCACCGGCCGCTCGGTGTCGGTGCGCAGCTCCGGCACCCCCGCCAGTGGCTCCGGGCGGGGGCGGCTCGGCGTCGGTCTCGTGGACGTCCCGGACGTGCCGCGGCCCGATCCGCGCGCGATGGTGCAGGACAACCCCGAGGTGCCCGAGCGCAAGCGGTTCTGCTCGCGCTCCGACTGCGGGGCGCCGGTGGGCCGGGCGCGCGGCGAGCGGCCCGGCCGTACGGAAGGTTTCTGCACCAAGTGCGGGCACCCGTACTCCTTCATCCCGAAACTGAAGTCCGGCGATGTGGTGCACGGACAGTACGAGGTCGTGGGCTGTCTGGCGCACGGCGGGCTCGGCTGGGTCTACCTCGCCGTGGACCGCGCGGTCTCCGACCGCTGGGTGGTCCTCAAGGGCCTGCTGGACACGGGCGACCAGGACGCGATGGCCGCCGCGATCTCCGAGCGGCGCTTTCTCGCGGAGATCGAGCACGCCAACATCGTGCGGATCTACAACTTCGTCGAGCACCTGGACCAGCGCACGGGCTCCCTCGACGGCTACATCGTCATGGAGTACGTCGGCGGCAAGTCCCTCAAGGAGATCGCCAACGACCGCCGCACGACCGCGGGCAAGCGCGATCCGCTGCCGGTGGAGCAGGCCTGCGCGTACGGCATCGAGGCCCTGGAGGCGCTCGGCCATCTGCACAGCCGCAACCTGCTGTACTGCGACTTCAAGGTCGACAACGCCATCCAGACCGAGAGCCAGCTCAAGGTCATCGACATGGGCGCCGTGCGCAGGATGGACGACGAGGAGTCGGCCATCTACGGCACGGTGGGCTACCAGGCGCCGGAGGTCGCGGAGGTCGGCCCGTCGGTGGCGAGCGACCTCTACACGGTCGCCCGCACCCTGGCCGTGCTGACCTTCGACTTCCAGGGCTACACGAACGTCTTCGTGGACTCCCTGCCCGACCCGGACAACATCGAGGTCTTCCGGCAGTACGAGTCCTTCTACCGGCTGCTGGTCCGGGCGACGGACCCGGATCCGGCGCGGCGGTTCGCGTCCGCGCAGGAGATGGCGGAACAGCTGACGGGCGTACTGCGGGAGGTCGTCTCGCTCCAGACGGGGCGGGCGCGGCCCGCGCTGTCGACCCTGTTCGGGCCCGAAGTGAAGGTCACGGACTCCGAGTTGTTCCCGAAGCTGGACGGGGAGGTCTCCCGGCTGGGGGCGCGCGAAAAGAGCGCCGCCACCGCCACCCCCGCGCTGTCCGCGGGCCTCGTCAAGCCCGTCAACGCCCCGGCGGCGGCCCTCGCGCTCCCCGTACCGCATGTGGATCCCGGTGACCCCAACGCCGGTTTCCTCGCGGGCCTGCTGGCCTCCGCGCCCGCCGAACTCGCCGGCGCGCTCGCCGCCGCTCCGGCGCCCTCCACCGAGACACGGCTGCGTCAGGTGCGGGCCTGGCTGGAGAGCGGCGACGCGGGCACCGCCCACGAGACCCTGCTGCGCCTGGAGGCGGAGCGGCCCGACGACTGGCGGGTGGTCTGGTACCGGGGTGTGGCCGCGCTGGTGACCGGCGATCACGAGGGCGCCGCGCTCTCCTTCGACGCGATCTACGACGCCTTCCCCGGCGAGCCCGCGCCCAAGCTGGCCCTCGGCCTGTGCGCGGAGGTGCTCGGCCAGCTCGACAACGCCGCCGAGTACTACCGGCTGGTCTGGTCGACCGACCCGAGCTATGTGAGTTCCGCGTTCGGCCTGGCCCGCGTCCAGCTCGCCACCGGCGACCGGCGGGGCGCCGTACGGACGCTGGAGTCGATTCCGGAGAGTTCCATCCACTACACGGCCGCGCGGGTGGCGGCCGTGCGGGCGCGGCTGCGGCAGCGCACCGCGGTCGCCAGTGACGTACCGTTCCTGGACGACCTGACCGCAGCTGCCGGGCAGGTGGAGGCGCTGCAGGCGTACGGCCTGGACCCCGCGCGCCGCGAGCAGTTGGCGGCCGAGGTGCTCGGCTGCGCGCTGGACTGGATACTCTCCGGTGGCCAGGGTTCCGTCCCCACCGCCGCCGGGGGACGGTCGCTGCTCGGCAGCGGCCTGGACGAGCGGGGACTGCGGTTCGGCCTCGAGCGTTCGTACCGCACGCTGGCCCGGCTCGCGCAGGGCGGCGAGGAGAGGATCGACCTGGTGGAACGTGCCAACCGTTACCGCCCCCGGACGTGGGTGTAG
- a CDS encoding PP2C family serine/threonine-protein phosphatase translates to MSQMPQQAALSKCPSCAEPLQSGDRFCEKCGYDLSALAGTPAAVNGTAPPPPAGAADVAWPGASEPDSSDTPAAVHLPADLEGAESDGRGHSGVRFDRRPEPEEYPLQAPDPRIAAEQPAPAEAAKVCVACRSGRVDHDGYCENCGHAQPRERDHMEQECGPVAAVSDRGLRHHRNEDSFAVGCTALADGSPAVLAIVCDGVSSATRPDDASLAASRAASDALLAALPHGTHPQQAMHEAIVAAARAVNALADEPATAREHAPHQNAPACTLVGAVITSGLLVVGWVGDSRVYWVPVDRSTPPARLTEDDSWAAQMVAAGLMNEAEAYADERAHAITGWLGADAYELEPHTASFKPDRPGVVVVCTDGLWNYAEAAEDMADVVPLDAAVRPLHSAQVLVGHALDGGGHDNVTVAVLPFPAPPMGAGSA, encoded by the coding sequence ATGTCGCAGATGCCCCAGCAGGCCGCTCTGTCGAAGTGCCCGAGCTGCGCGGAACCGCTGCAGTCGGGTGACCGTTTCTGCGAGAAGTGCGGATACGACCTGTCCGCCCTCGCCGGCACACCGGCCGCCGTCAACGGCACGGCCCCGCCCCCGCCGGCCGGCGCCGCCGACGTGGCCTGGCCGGGCGCCTCCGAGCCGGACAGCTCGGACACCCCGGCGGCGGTGCATCTGCCCGCCGATCTCGAGGGCGCCGAGTCGGACGGCCGCGGTCACTCGGGCGTACGGTTCGACCGCCGGCCCGAGCCCGAGGAGTACCCGCTCCAGGCGCCCGATCCGCGCATCGCCGCCGAGCAGCCCGCGCCCGCGGAGGCCGCCAAGGTGTGCGTGGCCTGCCGGTCCGGCCGGGTCGACCACGACGGCTACTGCGAGAACTGCGGACACGCCCAGCCCCGCGAGCGCGACCACATGGAACAGGAGTGCGGCCCGGTCGCGGCCGTCAGCGACCGCGGACTGCGCCACCACCGCAACGAGGACTCCTTCGCCGTGGGCTGCACGGCCCTCGCCGACGGCTCCCCCGCGGTCCTCGCGATCGTCTGCGACGGCGTCTCCTCGGCGACCCGCCCCGACGACGCCTCCCTGGCCGCGTCCCGCGCGGCGAGCGACGCGCTGCTCGCGGCCCTGCCGCACGGCACGCATCCGCAGCAGGCCATGCACGAGGCGATCGTGGCCGCCGCCCGCGCGGTCAACGCGCTGGCCGACGAGCCCGCCACCGCCCGCGAGCACGCCCCGCACCAGAACGCCCCCGCCTGCACCCTGGTCGGCGCGGTGATCACCTCCGGGCTGCTGGTCGTCGGCTGGGTCGGCGACAGCCGCGTCTACTGGGTCCCGGTGGACCGCAGCACACCCCCGGCCCGGCTCACCGAGGACGACTCCTGGGCCGCGCAGATGGTCGCCGCGGGCCTGATGAACGAGGCCGAGGCGTACGCCGACGAGCGCGCCCACGCGATCACCGGCTGGCTCGGCGCGGACGCCTACGAACTGGAGCCGCACACCGCTTCCTTCAAGCCGGACCGGCCCGGAGTGGTGGTGGTCTGCACCGACGGCCTGTGGAACTACGCCGAAGCGGCCGAGGACATGGCGGACGTGGTGCCCCTCGACGCGGCCGTACGTCCCCTGCACAGCGCCCAGGTGCTGGTCGGTCATGCGCTCGACGGCGGGGGCCACGACAACGTAACAGTGGCCGTGCTGCCGTTCCCGGCCCCGCCGATGGGGGCAGGATCGGCCTGA
- a CDS encoding vWA domain-containing protein yields MANFSKSNVPQFSMDVYQNEYLPEGGREVNAIVTVSATGGGTIGNAVAAPLYTPGQGPSAAVAIMVDCSGSMDYPPTKMRGGRDATAAAIDTLRDGVHFAVIDGTHVAKEVYPGGGRLAVADATTRDQAKQALRKLSAGGGTAIGTWLRLADRLLSSADVAIRHGILLTDGRNEHESPEDLRAALDACAGRFTCDARGVGTDWEVKEVTGIASALLGTADIVADPAGLAADFTQMMETAMGKEVADVALRVWTPVGTTIKFVKQVAPTVEELTDRRTESGPRSGDYPTGSWGDESRDYHVCVEVPVAGLGQEMLAARVSLVIPQPDGSVQNLGAQGLVRAVWTDDMVASTSINPQVAHYTGQAELAQAIQQGLDLRKAGDMDGATAKLGRAVQLASASGNADTAKLLAKVVDVVDAAAGTVRLKAKVAEADEMTLETRSTKTVRVKK; encoded by the coding sequence ATGGCCAATTTCTCGAAGTCGAACGTGCCGCAGTTCTCGATGGACGTGTACCAGAACGAGTACCTCCCCGAGGGCGGCCGTGAGGTCAACGCGATCGTGACGGTCAGCGCTACCGGCGGCGGCACGATCGGAAACGCGGTCGCGGCACCGCTCTACACACCCGGACAGGGCCCGTCCGCCGCGGTGGCGATCATGGTCGACTGCTCGGGTTCGATGGACTACCCGCCGACCAAGATGCGGGGCGGCCGGGACGCGACGGCCGCGGCCATCGACACCCTGCGCGACGGTGTGCACTTCGCGGTGATCGACGGCACCCATGTCGCCAAGGAGGTCTACCCGGGCGGCGGTCGCCTCGCGGTCGCCGACGCCACCACCCGCGACCAGGCCAAGCAGGCGCTGCGCAAGCTGAGCGCGGGCGGCGGTACGGCGATCGGCACCTGGCTCAGGCTCGCGGACCGGCTGCTGTCCTCCGCGGACGTCGCCATCCGCCACGGCATCCTGCTCACCGACGGCCGCAATGAACACGAGTCACCTGAGGATCTGCGCGCCGCGCTCGACGCCTGCGCCGGGCGTTTCACCTGCGATGCCCGCGGCGTGGGCACCGATTGGGAAGTGAAAGAAGTCACAGGGATCGCCTCCGCCCTGCTCGGCACCGCCGACATCGTCGCCGACCCGGCGGGCCTGGCCGCCGACTTCACGCAGATGATGGAGACGGCGATGGGCAAGGAGGTCGCGGACGTCGCCCTCAGGGTGTGGACACCGGTGGGCACGACCATCAAGTTTGTCAAGCAAGTGGCGCCGACGGTCGAGGAGTTGACCGACCGCCGTACCGAATCGGGCCCGCGCTCCGGGGACTACCCCACCGGCTCCTGGGGAGACGAGTCCCGTGACTACCACGTATGCGTCGAGGTCCCGGTCGCCGGTCTCGGCCAGGAGATGCTGGCCGCCCGCGTCTCCCTGGTCATCCCGCAACCGGACGGCAGCGTCCAGAACCTCGGCGCCCAGGGCCTGGTACGGGCCGTGTGGACCGACGACATGGTCGCCTCCACGTCGATCAACCCTCAAGTCGCCCACTACACCGGGCAGGCAGAACTGGCACAAGCCATTCAACAAGGGCTCGATCTGCGCAAAGCGGGCGATATGGATGGAGCAACGGCCAAGCTGGGCCGCGCCGTTCAGCTCGCCAGCGCCTCCGGAAACGCCGATACGGCGAAACTCCTTGCGAAGGTGGTGGACGTGGTCGATGCCGCGGCAGGTACTGTGCGACTGAAGGCGAAGGTCGCGGAGGCCGACGAGATGACTCTCGAAACCCGGTCGACAAAGACTGTTCGTGTAAAGAAGTGA
- a CDS encoding FHA domain-containing protein, translating into MPTCPNGHQSGSDDWCEVCGHRMAGSVPPPPPPPPPPGGGYGFPPPPPGQAGRSHLSAVPDPEPELCPQCRTPREGGAPFCEECRWNFLTNTATSYTPAAPRQPAPGSGPSPAARFQQQPPGPSYGGGDSYDYQSSRPSQMNRPAEPIPPFGTDPNPGPNGPGGPGGPGGPGAFGGQGGPGGPNGPGGFGGQGGPGGPGPFGGQGGPGGPGGPNGPGGFGGQSGPGGPGGPGAPGGPGAYGGPGGPGAPGGPDGFRGPGGPGGTGGPGAPGGPSGFGGDPSRPVPPPPGPTPPAGPGGPGGPGAPQAFHSGPPAPPFPQETNRPQPGGPSFGGGEDDWVISPPSSTAPGGPGPQGGGYGYPQPGSGQAPPPPGPGYPQQPATWTATIGPDREYFMAMMQRSGPEATGLNLPAYSPEQQRTLAGNQITIGRRRHSTGDTPDIDLSVPPEDPGVSHQHAVLVQQPDGSWAVVDQNSTNGTTVNGSEDPIQPFVPVPLQDGDRVHVGAWTTITIRRG; encoded by the coding sequence ATGCCGACCTGCCCGAACGGACACCAGTCGGGTTCCGACGACTGGTGCGAGGTCTGCGGTCACCGCATGGCCGGTTCCGTACCTCCGCCCCCTCCCCCGCCGCCCCCGCCCGGCGGCGGCTACGGCTTTCCGCCGCCGCCTCCCGGTCAGGCCGGCCGCTCCCACCTGTCCGCCGTGCCGGACCCCGAGCCGGAACTCTGCCCGCAGTGCCGCACGCCGCGTGAGGGCGGTGCGCCGTTCTGCGAGGAGTGCCGGTGGAACTTCCTCACCAACACGGCCACCTCGTACACCCCGGCCGCCCCGCGCCAGCCGGCGCCCGGCTCCGGCCCCAGCCCGGCGGCCCGCTTCCAGCAGCAGCCGCCCGGGCCGTCCTACGGCGGGGGTGACTCGTACGACTACCAGAGCTCGCGGCCCTCGCAGATGAACCGGCCTGCTGAGCCGATCCCGCCGTTCGGGACGGATCCGAATCCGGGGCCGAACGGGCCTGGTGGGCCCGGCGGTCCTGGTGGGCCTGGGGCGTTCGGTGGCCAGGGGGGTCCTGGGGGCCCGAACGGTCCCGGTGGCTTCGGTGGGCAGGGTGGGCCTGGAGGTCCCGGTCCCTTCGGCGGCCAGGGTGGGCCCGGTGGTCCCGGGGGTCCGAATGGTCCTGGTGGCTTCGGCGGCCAGAGCGGTCCTGGTGGGCCCGGCGGTCCCGGTGCTCCTGGTGGCCCCGGTGCTTACGGCGGACCTGGTGGTCCCGGCGCTCCTGGTGGTCCCGATGGCTTCCGCGGCCCGGGGGGACCCGGTGGCACGGGCGGTCCCGGTGCTCCCGGCGGCCCGTCCGGCTTCGGTGGTGACCCCTCGCGGCCGGTTCCGCCGCCGCCCGGTCCCACGCCGCCCGCCGGTCCCGGAGGTCCTGGTGGCCCCGGCGCCCCGCAGGCGTTCCACTCCGGTCCGCCCGCTCCGCCGTTCCCGCAGGAGACGAACCGTCCCCAGCCCGGCGGCCCCTCCTTCGGCGGCGGCGAGGACGACTGGGTGATCTCGCCCCCCTCCTCCACCGCACCCGGCGGCCCCGGCCCCCAGGGCGGCGGTTACGGCTACCCCCAGCCCGGCTCCGGCCAGGCCCCGCCCCCGCCCGGCCCGGGCTACCCGCAGCAGCCGGCCACCTGGACGGCGACGATCGGCCCGGACCGCGAGTACTTCATGGCGATGATGCAGCGCTCGGGCCCCGAGGCCACGGGCCTCAACCTGCCCGCGTACTCGCCGGAGCAGCAGCGCACCCTCGCCGGCAACCAGATCACCATCGGCCGCCGTCGGCACTCCACCGGCGACACCCCCGACATCGATCTGTCGGTGCCGCCGGAGGACCCGGGCGTCTCGCACCAGCACGCGGTGCTGGTCCAGCAGCCGGACGGTTCCTGGGCGGTCGTCGACCAGAACTCGACGAACGGCACCACGGTGAACGGCTCCGAGGACCCGATCCAGCCGTTCGTGCCGGTACCGCTCCAGGACGGCGACCGCGTGCACGTGGGCGCCTGGACGACGATCACCATCCGCAGGGGCTGA
- a CDS encoding methyltransferase domain-containing protein has product MSAQDLDRDGKELDDLADTARAELVREIDRSGAWAEDPVWREVFAAVPRHLFVPYYYVGAVGGYERRWGESPEPGARERWMRGAYADVPLATRLRDGELLSSSSQPSLMAMMLVALGVEDGDRVLEIGAGSGYNAALLAQRLGDDDLVTTIDLEPDITESARQHLAAAGYHPVVLTGDGARGAPERAPFDRIIATCRLPSIPPAWLAQCREGARILTPMATGLVALTVQDAEHAEGRFLHTPAYFVPLRGGDRSESEPAPLGGVPRRARDHELFRFLLVLSQGSLDPQEAYQLWDREGEPQRQRYGITVSGESEWAWLDDPEGPYAWPLR; this is encoded by the coding sequence ATGAGCGCGCAGGATCTCGACCGGGACGGCAAGGAGCTCGACGACCTTGCCGATACGGCGCGGGCGGAACTCGTGCGGGAGATCGACCGGAGCGGGGCCTGGGCCGAGGACCCGGTGTGGCGGGAGGTGTTCGCGGCTGTCCCGCGCCATCTCTTCGTGCCCTACTACTACGTCGGCGCCGTCGGCGGATACGAACGGCGCTGGGGCGAGAGCCCCGAACCCGGCGCACGGGAGCGCTGGATGCGCGGCGCCTACGCGGACGTACCGCTGGCCACCCGGCTGCGCGACGGGGAGCTGCTCTCCTCCAGCAGCCAGCCCTCGCTGATGGCGATGATGCTGGTCGCGCTGGGTGTGGAGGACGGGGACCGGGTGCTGGAGATCGGCGCGGGAAGCGGATACAACGCCGCCCTGCTCGCCCAGCGGCTGGGCGACGACGATCTCGTCACCACCATCGATCTGGAGCCGGATATCACCGAGTCCGCGCGGCAGCATCTGGCCGCCGCCGGGTACCACCCCGTCGTCCTGACCGGCGACGGCGCGCGGGGTGCTCCGGAACGGGCGCCGTTCGACCGGATCATCGCGACCTGCAGACTGCCGTCGATCCCGCCCGCCTGGCTCGCCCAGTGCCGGGAGGGCGCCCGGATCCTGACCCCGATGGCCACCGGTCTGGTCGCCCTGACCGTGCAGGACGCCGAGCATGCCGAGGGGCGCTTCCTGCACACGCCCGCCTACTTCGTCCCGCTGCGCGGCGGCGACCGGTCCGAGTCCGAACCGGCACCCCTCGGCGGAGTGCCGCGCCGGGCCAGGGATCACGAGCTGTTCCGCTTCCTGCTGGTGCTGAGCCAGGGCAGCCTGGATCCGCAGGAGGCCTATCAGCTGTGGGACCGCGAGGGCGAACCGCAGCGCCAGCGCTACGGCATCACGGTCAGCGGCGAGAGCGAGTGGGCCTGGCTGGACGATCCGGAGGGGCCGTACGCCTGGCCCCTCCGTTGA
- a CDS encoding globin — protein sequence MNEIRRGTLQEQTFYEQVGGEETFRRLVHRFYEGVAEDPILRPMYPEEDLGPAEERLVLFLIQYWGGPTTYSENRGHPRLRMRHAPFTVDRAAHDAWLKHMRDAVDELGLSEEHERTLWNYLTYAAASMVNTAS from the coding sequence GTGAATGAGATTCGGCGCGGCACGCTTCAGGAGCAGACCTTCTACGAGCAGGTCGGCGGGGAGGAGACCTTCCGCCGCCTCGTCCACCGTTTCTACGAGGGTGTCGCCGAGGACCCGATCCTGCGGCCCATGTACCCCGAGGAGGACCTCGGCCCCGCCGAGGAGCGCCTGGTGCTCTTCCTGATCCAGTACTGGGGCGGTCCGACGACGTACAGCGAGAACCGCGGCCACCCCCGGCTGCGGATGCGCCACGCCCCCTTCACCGTCGACCGGGCGGCACACGACGCCTGGCTGAAGCACATGCGGGACGCCGTCGACGAACTCGGCCTGTCCGAGGAGCACGAGCGGACGCTGTGGAACTACCTGACGTACGCGGCGGCGTCGATGGTGAACACGGCGAGCTGA
- a CDS encoding FadR/GntR family transcriptional regulator, producing MSLSEDLAERLLSEIIDGTYLPDAALPPEGELAEQSSVSRLTVREAVKQLRAQNVVRVVRGRGTYVNPPDRWTALEPVVRAASRSSQTSLSERLIEARRLIENGATELAALRRDETHLAELREHLAAMREAADEADTEKFVQADIDFHATVMRATGNLFVPLLFEPFGPLLAKGRRETSAVPQIRLNAIAHHEAVLTALESGNPDKAREAMNAHMNQTATDYRTHVLKSTDQ from the coding sequence ATGTCGCTCTCCGAAGACCTCGCCGAACGCCTGCTCAGCGAGATCATCGACGGCACCTACCTGCCGGACGCCGCGCTTCCCCCGGAGGGGGAACTCGCCGAGCAGTCCTCGGTGAGCCGGCTGACGGTACGCGAGGCGGTCAAGCAGCTACGGGCACAGAACGTCGTACGAGTGGTGCGCGGCCGCGGTACGTATGTGAACCCGCCGGACCGCTGGACGGCCCTGGAACCGGTGGTCCGAGCGGCATCCCGCTCCTCTCAAACGTCGCTCTCGGAGCGCCTGATCGAGGCGCGCCGGCTGATCGAGAACGGTGCGACGGAGCTCGCGGCACTGCGCCGGGACGAGACCCATCTCGCGGAGCTGCGTGAACACCTGGCGGCGATGCGCGAGGCGGCGGACGAGGCGGACACGGAGAAGTTCGTCCAGGCCGACATCGACTTCCACGCCACGGTGATGAGGGCGACGGGCAACCTCTTCGTCCCCCTCCTCTTCGAACCCTTCGGCCCCCTCCTGGCCAAGGGCCGCCGCGAAACCTCCGCGGTCCCCCAAATCCGCCTCAACGCCATCGCCCACCACGAGGCGGTACTGACGGCCCTGGAATCCGGCAACCCGGACAAGGCCCGCGAGGCAATGAACGCCCACATGAACCAGACGGCGACGGATTACCGGACGCACGTACTGAAGTCGACGGACCAGTAA